The proteins below come from a single Deltaproteobacteria bacterium genomic window:
- a CDS encoding cyclase family protein yields MRSPLWVLPVLVLATGCHSPEAVPKQPKEIVDLSPALSEDSPCRQLGHRTCDFLGVARQTFAPVVPTNPNYAFGMMSYSLLSHGGAHLDASARLLRDGMRADQVSLDRFYGPARVWDLRWHDRNTLLQVNDLGQQPPVLPGEVLLLLTGYTPPPANEWPVYSALSPQAASWLVARAPRAVGTDMPSLGSFEHYAQLLELSRSPDEVWAETLPFFQAGIPVIEGLINLEQLVDKPAVTFAGFPLAVADRSGAPMRAVALVY; encoded by the coding sequence ATGCGTTCGCCACTGTGGGTGCTACCCGTACTGGTCCTGGCGACGGGATGTCACTCCCCTGAGGCTGTACCGAAGCAGCCGAAGGAGATCGTCGACTTGTCGCCAGCCCTCAGCGAGGACAGCCCCTGTCGTCAGCTCGGCCACCGGACCTGTGACTTCCTCGGCGTCGCGCGGCAGACGTTCGCACCGGTGGTCCCCACCAATCCGAACTACGCCTTCGGCATGATGAGCTACAGCCTCCTGAGCCATGGCGGCGCTCATCTCGATGCTTCGGCTCGATTGCTGCGCGACGGCATGCGGGCTGACCAGGTATCACTCGACCGCTTCTATGGACCGGCGCGCGTATGGGATCTGCGCTGGCACGATCGCAACACCCTGTTGCAGGTCAACGACCTCGGTCAGCAACCGCCGGTTCTTCCCGGAGAGGTGCTGCTACTGCTCACGGGCTACACTCCGCCACCAGCCAACGAATGGCCGGTGTACAGCGCGCTGTCGCCGCAAGCGGCGAGCTGGCTCGTCGCTCGGGCGCCGCGCGCGGTCGGCACCGACATGCCGAGTCTGGGCAGCTTCGAACACTATGCGCAGCTCCTCGAACTGAGCCGGTCTCCGGACGAAGTGTGGGCCGAGACGCTGCCGTTTTTTCAGGCCGGCATTCCAGTCATCGAAGGCCTCATCAATCTCGAGCAGCTGGTCGACAAGCCCGCTGTGACGTTTGCTGGCTTTCCGCTCGCGGTCGCCGACCGCAGCGGCGCACCGATGCGTGCGGTTGCATTGGTATATTGA
- a CDS encoding thiamine biosynthesis protein ThiS produces MRITLLPQHKQVDLPGRHRVAEVLRHLGMLPGTAMVIRGDELVTEQDFLEADDNVEIRSVISGGA; encoded by the coding sequence ATGCGCATCACGTTGTTACCGCAGCACAAGCAGGTCGATCTGCCCGGACGGCATCGGGTTGCGGAAGTGCTGCGGCACCTCGGCATGCTGCCGGGCACCGCGATGGTCATCCGCGGCGATGAATTGGTGACCGAGCAAGACTTCCTTGAAGCCGACGACAACGTCGAGATCCGCTCCGTGATTTCGGGCGGAGCGTAG
- a CDS encoding adenine nucleotide alpha hydrolase family protein codes for MKCTRCRERAEVHLRQHNSAFCRGCFQFFFHRQVERAIQHEHMFTLDDEVLVAVSGGKDSLALWDVLIALGYRTVGVHLALGIGEYSATSTEKTERFARARGLRLIKLTLADEGPGLAIANVANATNRKSCAACGTVKRHYFDQLANEHGFRVVATGHNLDDEAARLLGNVLHWQTEHLAKQHPVLEPNHEKFSRKVKPLFRVSEYETAVYAFFRGIDYVIDECPNSVGATQLIYKDVLNRLEAAMPGTKLTFVKEFLRSGRPAFVTAEALPPPQSCEGCGMPSFGTLCSFCRLSAEVERKQGPAHVN; via the coding sequence ATGAAGTGCACACGCTGCCGTGAACGCGCCGAGGTCCATCTGCGACAGCACAATTCGGCGTTCTGTCGCGGCTGTTTCCAGTTTTTCTTTCATCGTCAAGTCGAGCGCGCGATTCAGCACGAGCACATGTTCACTCTCGATGATGAAGTGCTCGTCGCCGTGTCGGGCGGCAAGGACAGCTTGGCGTTGTGGGACGTGCTGATCGCGCTCGGTTACCGCACGGTGGGCGTACACCTCGCGCTCGGCATCGGTGAGTACTCCGCGACGTCGACTGAGAAGACGGAGCGATTTGCCCGCGCGCGCGGCTTGCGACTCATCAAACTCACACTAGCCGACGAAGGCCCGGGGCTGGCGATCGCGAACGTGGCGAACGCCACGAATCGCAAATCGTGCGCCGCGTGCGGCACCGTGAAGCGGCACTACTTCGATCAGTTGGCCAACGAACACGGCTTTCGCGTCGTCGCTACCGGGCACAATCTCGACGACGAAGCGGCGCGCCTGCTCGGCAACGTGTTGCACTGGCAGACCGAGCACCTCGCCAAGCAGCATCCGGTGCTGGAACCCAATCACGAGAAATTTTCGCGCAAGGTCAAGCCGCTATTCCGTGTCAGCGAATACGAAACAGCCGTGTACGCGTTCTTTCGCGGCATCGACTACGTGATTGACGAGTGTCCCAACAGCGTCGGCGCAACCCAGCTGATCTACAAGGATGTGCTCAACCGACTGGAAGCGGCAATGCCGGGCACCAAGCTGACCTTCGTGAAGGAATTTCTGCGCAGCGGCCGCCCAGCGTTCGTCACGGCCGAAGCGCTGCCGCCGCCGCAATCGTGCGAGGGCTGCGGCATGCCGTCATTCGGAACGCTGTGCTCGTTCTGTCGCCTCAGCGCCGAGGTCGAACGCAAACAAGGGCCGGCGCACGTGAACTAG
- a CDS encoding SocA family protein: protein MRFRFNERKAAQAAAYLIKLRGGRLNYMKLIKLLYLADRRVLVERGRMITGDHMVSMPHGPVLSTVLDLINWGSRTPSPWSEYITTSTSYEVALARELETDELSKYELRILDEVDSKYGPLDKWALRDLTHDLPEWVDPDGSSDPIDPQTILHHEGKSQEEIRQLTHDAEDTYFLDLRSRPHVSQS, encoded by the coding sequence ATGAGGTTCCGGTTCAACGAGCGGAAGGCCGCGCAAGCCGCTGCATACCTGATAAAGCTGCGTGGCGGGCGTCTCAATTACATGAAGCTGATCAAGCTTCTATATCTGGCGGATCGTCGGGTTCTCGTGGAGCGCGGTCGGATGATAACGGGCGATCACATGGTATCGATGCCACATGGCCCTGTTCTCTCCACCGTCCTGGACCTCATCAATTGGGGGTCGCGAACCCCTTCGCCTTGGTCTGAGTATATCACTACCTCCACGAGTTATGAGGTGGCGCTTGCGCGGGAACTCGAAACAGATGAACTGTCCAAGTATGAGTTGAGAATCCTCGATGAAGTCGACAGCAAGTATGGACCCTTGGACAAATGGGCGCTTCGGGACCTCACTCACGATCTTCCAGAGTGGGTTGATCCAGATGGCTCTTCTGATCCGATTGATCCGCAAACTATCCTGCACCACGAAGGCAAGTCACAGGAAGAAATCAGGCAGCTAACTCACGATGCCGAAGACACCTACTTCCTGGACCTGCGCAGCCGGCCACACGTTTCTCAATCGTAA
- a CDS encoding tRNA (adenine-N1)-methyltransferase — protein MTDSPRTARLVAGDSVLFIDHKEREYLRTLRAGGRVNLRSGSLQADQLIGQEEGTVVYNTAREPFLMLRPTFAQLIPNLPRKAQVIYPKDIGPILLWGDMYPGATVVEIGAGPGALTMALLRAVGPHGHVTSYEARADFVEMARHNVEQFHGPAANWTLKLADAAAGISERNVDRMVLDLAEPWQLLPQIKAALRPGGLVMGYVPTALQIKEWVDGLRAHGFGAVQVMETLQRFWHVKARSVRPEHRMVAHTGFITVARRLAAATAAALAEQPTNVSADDADTEAPDDADDPTVDIDS, from the coding sequence ATGACGGATTCTCCACGGACCGCTCGTCTGGTGGCCGGCGACAGCGTGTTGTTCATCGACCACAAAGAACGCGAATACCTGCGCACGCTGCGAGCGGGCGGCCGGGTCAACTTGCGCAGTGGATCGCTGCAAGCCGATCAGCTCATCGGGCAGGAAGAAGGCACGGTCGTTTACAACACGGCGCGTGAGCCGTTTCTGATGCTGCGGCCGACGTTCGCGCAACTTATTCCGAATCTGCCGCGCAAGGCGCAAGTGATCTACCCGAAGGACATCGGGCCGATCCTGCTGTGGGGCGACATGTATCCGGGCGCCACCGTCGTCGAGATCGGCGCCGGCCCCGGCGCATTGACGATGGCGCTGCTGCGCGCGGTGGGGCCGCACGGCCACGTCACCTCGTATGAGGCGCGCGCCGACTTCGTCGAGATGGCGCGCCACAACGTCGAGCAATTTCACGGACCAGCGGCCAATTGGACACTCAAGTTGGCCGACGCGGCGGCGGGCATCAGCGAACGGAACGTCGACCGCATGGTGCTCGACCTCGCCGAGCCGTGGCAGCTACTGCCGCAGATCAAAGCCGCGTTGCGCCCGGGCGGCCTGGTGATGGGGTACGTCCCCACTGCGTTGCAGATCAAAGAATGGGTCGACGGGTTGCGCGCGCACGGCTTCGGGGCGGTGCAAGTGATGGAGACGCTGCAGCGCTTCTGGCACGTGAAGGCCCGCAGCGTTCGGCCGGAACACCGCATGGTGGCGCACACCGGCTTTATCACCGTTGCCCGCCGCCTGGCCGCGGCGACCGCGGCGGCCCTTGCAGAGCAGCCGACGAACGTTTCTGCCGACGATGCGGATACCGAGGCGCCCGACGACGCCGACGACCCGACGGTCGACATTGACTCTTGA
- a CDS encoding 5-formyltetrahydrofolate cyclo-ligase encodes MTKDDLRRKVWMRLKLAEAIRFPAVEGRVPNFAGADHAALLLGELTLWKRAKALKISSDAPQRSIRHLAIVQGKIVYIPVPHLRGDKCFVEIDPERLGVRALRALSIKGALRFGRLVAPHEMQPVDLIVCGSMAVSRQGARLGSGGGYCDLEYALLRKDGKVREYTPILTTIHPLQIVEERIPMRGHDLPVDFLVTPEQVIAAPSLHPRPRGIMWDLLAEERIRAIPALQRGRREVRGAPTPRQI; translated from the coding sequence ATGACCAAGGACGATTTACGACGCAAAGTCTGGATGCGGTTGAAGTTGGCGGAAGCGATTCGCTTCCCCGCCGTCGAAGGACGGGTGCCGAATTTTGCCGGAGCCGATCACGCTGCGCTGTTGCTCGGGGAGCTGACGCTCTGGAAGCGCGCGAAAGCGCTCAAGATCAGTAGCGACGCCCCGCAACGCAGCATCCGCCACCTCGCCATCGTGCAGGGCAAGATCGTCTACATTCCCGTCCCACATCTGCGCGGGGACAAGTGCTTCGTCGAGATTGATCCCGAGCGACTCGGCGTCCGCGCCCTGCGGGCGTTGAGTATCAAGGGCGCCTTGCGATTCGGTCGCTTGGTGGCACCACATGAGATGCAGCCGGTGGATCTCATCGTCTGTGGCTCGATGGCGGTGAGTCGGCAAGGCGCGCGCCTGGGCAGCGGGGGCGGCTACTGCGATCTCGAGTACGCGCTGTTGCGCAAGGACGGCAAGGTCCGCGAGTACACGCCGATTCTGACGACGATCCATCCGCTGCAAATCGTCGAGGAGCGCATCCCCATGCGCGGGCATGACCTTCCCGTCGACTTTCTGGTTACTCCTGAGCAGGTCATCGCGGCACCCAGCCTGCACCCGCGACCCCGCGGCATCATGTGGGATCTTTTGGCTGAAGAACGCATTCGAGCCATTCCCGCTCTGCAGCGTGGCCGTCGCGAAGTCCGCGGCGCCCCGACACCACGGCAGATCTAG
- a CDS encoding IS1 family transposase, producing the protein MANVLKKDKQVAVISMLLEGSSVRSAERITGVHRDTILRLMVRVGTKCAEFSDWALRDLDCRRIEVDEIWAFVAKKNKNVEEGDDWSRVGDQYTFVALDPVSKLIPSYKVGKRTYHTTMEFVDDLASRLRNRVQISSDGFPAYVHAIEQAFGRDVDYATVVKEYAETPAGRGRYSPPRVVSSEKDDLIGYPNMDLVSTSLVERSNLSIRTHCRRLTRLSLGFSKKLENFKASMDLYFAFYNFVREHRTIRCTPAMEAGVLPSALSIGDLVDMAA; encoded by the coding sequence ATGGCGAACGTACTCAAGAAGGACAAACAGGTAGCGGTGATTTCGATGTTGCTGGAGGGCTCTAGCGTGCGTAGCGCGGAGCGCATCACCGGCGTGCATCGCGATACGATTCTCCGGCTGATGGTGCGCGTGGGCACCAAGTGTGCCGAGTTCAGCGATTGGGCGCTCCGCGATCTGGATTGCCGCCGAATCGAGGTCGACGAAATCTGGGCGTTCGTCGCCAAGAAGAACAAGAACGTCGAAGAGGGCGACGACTGGTCGCGTGTTGGCGATCAGTACACCTTCGTTGCACTCGATCCGGTGAGCAAGCTGATTCCGAGCTACAAGGTCGGCAAGCGCACCTATCACACCACGATGGAGTTCGTTGACGATCTGGCGTCGCGGCTGCGCAACCGCGTGCAGATTTCGAGCGACGGTTTTCCGGCCTACGTGCACGCCATCGAACAAGCGTTTGGTCGCGACGTTGACTACGCGACCGTGGTAAAGGAATACGCAGAGACGCCGGCCGGTCGTGGCCGCTACAGTCCGCCGCGTGTAGTGAGCAGCGAGAAAGACGACTTGATCGGGTATCCGAACATGGACCTTGTTTCGACTTCGCTGGTCGAGCGCAGCAACCTGAGTATCCGGACTCACTGCCGACGACTCACGCGCTTGAGTCTCGGTTTCAGCAAGAAGCTGGAGAACTTCAAGGCATCGATGGACCTGTACTTCGCATTTTACAACTTCGTCCGAGAGCACCGCACGATTCGTTGCACTCCCGCGATGGAGGCTGGCGTGCTGCCGAGTGCCCTCAGCATCGGCGACCTGGTGGATATGGCAGCATGA